Below is a window of Malania oleifera isolate guangnan ecotype guangnan chromosome 1, ASM2987363v1, whole genome shotgun sequence DNA.
AGCTAATGAGGGCAGGTCAACACCTATCTCGCACTTTCTCCGGATCTGACATTCAAATGAGTGAttagctccaacccaataaagaggaggagagatccacaccAATACCCTTAATAATCGAGTAATAGGCGCACACACTTATTGCTGGAGAGTGATTCACGCCCCCGTACAATAAATCCGAGCCAACcggcggtcaactcaagcccctataagaagggatttggagaaaAGGCAAAGAAAAGTCATTCAAAACAATTATACTATTGCATACAGCCTCTCTAAAAGTATTCcttttacttaggcatcggagtgatcccccggagtacaccccaagtcctccaagcctttcttttcttcctctttcaagtcaacgggagtcgaaggagcatccctgctatttttaccccgcaacagttggcgccgtttgTGGGAACTTGCTTTTAGGAGGCGATATTATCTTGCTCTCGACTTTCGACATTCCAGCAATGCCGACCTCACGCAATTCTACCTCCTTCCCTGCTACAAAAGAACCATCCCAATCCATCCAGTCCATGCCCACAGAGTCATCCGGTGTTAGTAGGGAGGTGTTCCTTGCTTTCTagaaggaaatgaaggacatgctcaaccaactcttacaacaaaagagtcaagaagggcacATCCTCCCCCAATCGTAAGAGAATCCCAGCACAGACAAACAAGTTAACAAATCAGTGGAGAAAGAGGAGAAAACTCACCCcaacaagaaggtagaagatgcaaatagcgtggatgtcaaccaacaaagatccacggagcttgaagaaagaatcaagaagatagatcatatagagaagatggtgaaagagggcagaaccaaGCCTTACTATGGGGAAGCATCCTTAAGGTCCTCAGAGCCTCCattcaacaaagaaatcatggaAGTTCCATTGCccagtagattcaagatgcccacctttgaaagATACAAAGGTTTGTCTGACCCAATTGATCACCtggataattttaaaatattgatgcAGTTGCAAGGGCTCCGGACACCATCATGTGTCGAGCTTTTGCAACCACCCTTAAAGGTACGGCTAGGTACTGGTATCGAACTCTTCGACCAGGATCCATTGGTTCCTTCTAAGAGATGGAGCAAATGTtcaccggccacttccttagtagctGGAGAGTCGCTAAAACAACAAGTCATCTCATGAGTATGGTGCAAGGGGAGCGGGAGACTCTAAAGAACTTCATGCATCGATTCAACACAGCAACCCTAGATATCCACAACTTAGACATGGGGGTAGCTTTGGCTGCCTTGACAACGGCTCTCCAACTTGGAAGTTTCTTATACTCCCTAAGGAAAAAACCACCAATGGATATGGGGGAGTTAATGATCCAAGCAGAGAAATACATAAACCTAGAGGAAATGATGGATACGAGAGGAAGTCGCATAGAGCGAAAAAGGAGAAACAATAGCAGAGAATCTAGAGACTCCTATAGATCCATAAAAAGGCATGAGACTAGTGCGCTGCAAATGGGCCCAAAGATGAgaggacagcacaacaagttctccacctacacacccctaAATGTACCGCGTTCAGAGTTACTGATACAGATCAAAAAGAAGGACTACATCTCGTGGCCTGAACCTATACGAACACCTCTACataagcggaacatgtccaagttctatgcattccatagggatcacggccacgacatagaagaatgcattcagttgaagaaagaaatcgaagtcctaataagaaggggacatctgtcaaagtttataaagaaagaaaatccacaaagggaaccactcgagcagaggaggcatggcgcaaaagagaaggaagagcaggtCATAGGGGAAATTGCagtgatcttcggaggatcctctagtggaggagatagcgggagtgcatgcaaaagatatgctaaacaggtgctgacgatggagaagggggaaaccagtagcaaacgaaacaGAAGAGATGACATCATAGCCTTTGATAACGAAGACGAAGAAAGGGTGCAGCAACCACATGATGACGCACTAGTGCTCACCCTACTTGTGGCCAATTACATGGTCAGACGCATACtgatagacaatgggagctcggccaacatcatgttctggtcggtccTAGTTGGAATGAAGATCGGCAAGGAACGACTCAAGTCGGTCTCGACCCCCTTGGTAGGATTTAGGGGAGACACTGTTCACCCCTTGGGTACAATCACGTTACCAGTGACAATAAGGACAAACCCGCAGCAGGTAACGACGTTGACAGAATTCCtggtggtcgaccgaccttcgatatacaatgtcatcttgggtcgtCCTTTCCTTAACGCAGTTCGGGCTGTAACGTCAACGTACCATCTTAAAATCAAATTCCCTACACCACAAGGGATAGGGTTTGCCAAGGGAGATCAGGCCGCTGCTcggagttgctatgtaatggccctgaaagggaagatggaggctagAGAAGCTCTAACCGTGGAAGATCTAGAAGTAAGGGGAGAGTATCCTCAGGTCAGTACAGTAGATGAAGATATCAAGCACATACCACTGAAGGGCCACCAGGAGAGGAGTATACAGATCGGGAATCACTTGCTCGACACCTTGAAAGCGAAGCTGAGCGAACTATTGAACGAATTCACTGATTTGTTCACATGGTCGGCTGCAGACATACCCGGCATCGACCCTGCAATCATAGAGCACAGGCTGCAGGTCGACCCCAACCACCGACTTATGAAGCAGAAAAAAAGGAGCTTCACAATGGAGAGGATCAAAATAATCAATGAGGAAGTGACGAAGCTAGTACAAGCCAACTTCGTCAGGGAGGTAGACTACCCAGAGTGGTTGAGCAACGTGGTTCTAGTAAGAAAGCCGAATGGAAAATGGCGCACTTGCATAGACTTCACTAACTTGAATAAGGCGTGCCCAAAAAACCACTTCCCTCTTCCTTGAATCGACCAGCTAGTGGATTCAACCTCAGAGcacgagctcctcagcttcatggatgcCTACTTAGGATACAACCAAATCCCCATGAGTCGAGCAGACGAAGAAAAAATATCTTTCATCACCGAAAGGGGTCTGTATTGTTATCGGGTGATGCCCTTCGGGCTAAAAAATGCAGGAGCCACATATCAGAGATTGGTGAACAGGATTTTTAAAGATCAGCTCGGAAAAACAATGGAGGCGTATGTGGACGACATGCTGGTGAAAAGCCTGGTAGCAGGGCAACATTGCAAAGACTTGAGAGAAATATTCGAACTCCTTCAACGGTACCACATGAAACTGAACCCATCGAAGTGTGTATTTGGTGTTTCTGCAGGAAAGTTCTTGGGCTTTATGGTGACTTgtagaggtatagaagcaaaccCAGATAAAATAAGAGCCCTGCTAGAGATGGAGGCCCCACGGACaaaaaaggagatccaagttttgacaaagaggatagcctccctcaatAGGTTTGTCTCTtgctcaggggacaaaggcttacctttcttcaaAACACTAAAGAAGAAGGGAGGATTCAAATGGGAGGAAGAGCAGACCAAAGCCTCTGAACTGCTCAACCAGTACCTCGGATCCCCTCCACTTTTAACAAaggcaaagaatggggaagacctctacCTGTATATAGCATCCACAGAAAATGCCGTCAGCTCTGTCCTGGTTTGGGAAGAAGGCAGGAAGCATCAACCAATTTATTACACTAGCAAGGTGCTCAGCGGAGCCGAAAAGAACAATTGCAAGATGGAAAAAGCCGCTTTCTCCATCGTTTGTGCAGTGCGAAAATTGAGGCCCTACTTTCAGGCCCACAAGGTAGTTGTGTTAACAAACCTACCgatgagacaaattctacagcgGCCGGAGAGTTCAGGAAGGATGACGAAATGGTCAATCGAATTAAGTGAGTTCGACATACAATATCGACCAAGGCCCGCTGTCAAGGTCTAGGTGCTCACTGATTTTACAGCAGAGAGGTTCTCCGACTCATCCACTAAGCCAAACGTATGGACACTACATGTTGATGGGTCATCTAACGCAGCTGGAAGGGGAGCTAGATTCATCCTTTTGGCCCCAGACGGCAACGAAACTCTTTTCACACTGAAACTTGAGTTCACAGCAATCAACAACGATGCGGAGTATGAAGCTTTGTTAGCAGCCCTACACTTGGCAGATGCATTAGGGGTGACACAGATCAAGGTATTGAGTGATTCTcagctggtggtagagcagctgaaaggagaatttgaagcTAGGGATCCaataatgaagaaatatctccTTAAGGCCCAAGAATACGAGAAAGCATTTGTTTGGTTCGATGTAGAACACATACCAAGGGCAGAAAATAAAAAGGCCGACGCACTCGCGAAATTGGCCTCAGCGACCAGTGCGGAATGGAAAGACGCTATTTATCTAGAGCGAATAGGGAAACCCTCATACGAGGAAGACAAAGTTAACTCAGTAGAGTCTGAAATCAACAGGAATGATTGGAGGGCCCCTTTGTTCCTATTTCTCCAGGATGGATCCTTACCAGAAGACAACAAGGAAGCTCTAAGAGTGAGAAGGAAAGCAGCAAGGTATACGCTGATAAACCGGAAGCTGTACAGACTATCCCTAACACTTCCCTACCTTCATTGTCTAAATGATGAAGAAGGGACGTACATACTAAGGGAAATCCACAAAGGAGTATGCAAAAACCACCTGGCCAGTAGGGTCGTAGCCCACAAAGCCATACGGCAAGGGTTTTACTGGCCTACAATGAAGAAAGACGCAGTTGAGCTCGTCAAGAGATGCGACAGATGTCAACGATGTGCGGCTGTACCACATGTACCCTCTAACCTACTCTCCCCTCTAACCAATCCCTACCCCTTCGCACAGTGGGGAATAGACATCCTCAGACCTCTACCGCAGGCGACTGGTCAAAGAAAGTTTTTGTTGGTAGtaatagattatttcactaagtgggtagagactgaacctctagccaccataacagagcaAAACATTACGCGCTTTGTCTGGACATCATTGGTTTGCCGTTACGGCATCTCCTGGGCTATAGTTACAGACCACGAGAGGCAGTTCGACAACGAACGCTTCAAAAAGTTCAGTTCGAACCTGTCTATTAAGCTCCTATTCGCGTTAGTGGCCcacccccagagcaatggacaggtagagaacatgaatcggaCGATACTGCACGGACTGAGGACACGACTCGAATCCATGCAAGGTAGATGGGCAGAGGAACTCCCTTCATTAATATGGGTgtaccacaccaccaagagagcagcaacaggggaaaccccttTTATGCTTGTCTTTGGCGCAGAGGCAGTCATCCCAGCAGAGGTAGGGATGCCCTCTTGGCGAAGGCAATACTTCAACGAACAGACTAACAATGAAGAACCCAGATCAGAAATAGACTTGCTagaagagagacaggatcaggcgagtTTAAAAGTTGCAGCGTACCAGTAGAGGGTAGCAAAGTATTACAACAATCGCGTCAAAGTACGGAATTTTTGGCCAAGAGACTTAGTCCTGAGGAAGACGAGAAATAACCCGTTGGATTCAGGGTCGCACAAGTTAAAACCAAACTGGGAGGGTCCGTATAGAGTCACAAACGAGATAAAGCCAAggacatacaagttggaagatgtaggggggaaagagcttaagaacacatggaactcggatatgttaaaaaaatactattccTAAGAAGTGCTTCTTACATTGCAGTAATAAAAGTACCAATTACAATAGTTGTACTATGTCAATAAAGTTGAAAAATTCATATTACAAGTTCGGTTCCTACAAACTAGTTAGCTTTACTCCCCTCTCCAACTTCCTCCTCCTCCGCTTCCTCATCCTCCTCCAGATCTTCCATGGACTCAGGACTCTCGTTGCCATAACTATGAGAGCTCACACCGTCCAGCGGAAGCTTAAGATGTTTGGTCTTGACTTGATCCCGGCTCCTCCTGAATCCCACCCAATAAGCTTTAGAGGTATCAATGACGAACTGGTTGGAGTCCTTGTACTCCTTTATTGCAGTTCGGGATGCAGTAGCAACAGCAGCAGCTTCTTTGGCAAGTAGTTCCTCCCTATGAAGGTGCTCGACCTCAACTTGCAGAGCCCACTCATGGACCTCGGCCTCACGCAGTTCATTTTGAGCAACAACATACTTCTCCCGGGCATCGAGGGTCTGCTGATACATCTCGGCAACCTTTTCCTCCTAGGCTAGAGCCATTGTCACCAACTGCGAAAGAATACAAAGTACGGAACAGTCAACAAGACTATGTATAAGGCAAGAAGAATAAAGCCACCTAAAGAATAGATACCTGGTATGAGGTGTGCGGATCTTCGCTGAAATAGCATCAAGAAAGGTGCACTAGGCCTGCACAAAATCCTCAGCGTGTACAGCCCGACGGAGAGCAGAGGCAAAGCAGGTCGATTCGTGAAAAATCGCCTCAATATGAGCCTACGAGATCAGAGGAGGAGTAGCATTGAATTCATCGGTAAGGGTGCCCGAATCACCTACGGCAGGTGCGTCCCTTTGTGAGGACTCTCCTTcgatctcccttctcttcttcctactcctactcaccctttgcttcTTGGCTTCTCCCATGAGAGATTCATAcctggtgaagtccatatctgcaaggATAAAAGAGTAAAGGAGTAAAAACACCAACAATAGAGACAATATTcgaacatacacacacacacacacacacacacacacacacacacacacacacacaacatatatatatatatatatatgaaatcaaggGTGAGGAAagacttgaggaaacggggctgatcccccactgcacgagGACACACTCTTAgagcagctcctcatgagggataataccTTGTTCACTAAGGACACGAAGTTCTTTCAGGATGGCTTGCTCTTTGGGAGAAAGTTTGGGAAGAAGGtggcgcacccgaactacaaaggaaaagGGGTGAGAGGAAAAAAGATGAGTCAGCGGATAACCTACTAGTAAGCCCTGCAAAAGAAGGGGGAAAAGGGATAGAcaacgttaccatcaagaggagaagaccagaccAAAGAGCCCCCcgtgtaattcaactctcccgagGTGAAGAAGTAACGAGACTTccagttatggatggaagaaTTGCCAGGTGAAAAAAGTTTATAGTCgggtagagagttgaaataatatagctCCTTCTCGGTAGAATGGGATCGCATCTGGAAACAACTTCTAAAAAGAGGAACTGTAGGCTGGTAGCCCAAGCAGAGCAGAAGGATGGCAAAACAGGTGAGCAAAAGATAAGAGTTCGGGACAAGTTGGGAAGGTGCTATGCGATAAAAACGTAATACACTAGAGACGAAAAGGGGAAAAGGAAGCTTAAGACCCAAATCTAGATAATCtgtatagaggcagagctcctAGTAGCCGGGATCAAGAGTTGACTCGAAAGCAGATGGCAACCTAACAGTAATACTTGATGGTATGGCA
It encodes the following:
- the LOC131151272 gene encoding uncharacterized protein LOC131151272, whose product is MPFGLKNAGATYQRLVNRIFKDQLGKTMEAYVDDMLVKSLVAGQHCKDLREIFELLQRYHMKLNPSKCVFGVSAGKFLGFMVTCRGIEANPDKIRALLEMEAPRTKKEIQVLTKRIASLNRFVSCSGDKGLPFFKTLKKKGGFKWEEEQTKASELLNQYLGSPPLLTKAKNGEDLYLYIASTENAVSSVLVWEEGRKHQPIYYTSKVLSGAEKNNCKMEKAAFSIVCAVRKLRPYFQAHKVLTDFTAERFSDSSTKPNVWTLHVDGSSNAAGRGARFILLAPDGNETLFTLKLEFTAINNDAEYEALLAALHLADALGVTQIKVLSDSQLVVEQLKGEFEARDPIMKKYLLKAQEYEKAFVWFDVEHIPRAENKKADALAKLASATSAEWKDAIYLERIGKPSYEEDKVNSVESEINRNDWRAPLFLFLQDGSLPEDNKEALRVRRKAARYTLINRKLYRLSLTLPYLHCLNDEEGTYILREIHKGVCKNHLASRVVAHKAIRQGFYWPTMKKDAVELVKRCDRCQRSTITEQNITRFVWTSLVCRYGISWAIVTDHERQFDNERFKKFSSNLSIKLLFALVAHPQSNGQVENMNRTILHGLRTRLESMQGRWAEELPSLIWVYHTTKRAATGETPFMLVFGAEAVIPAEVGMPSWRRQYFNEQTNNEEPRSEIDLLEERQDQASLKVAAYQ